One stretch of Buteo buteo chromosome Z, bButBut1.hap1.1, whole genome shotgun sequence DNA includes these proteins:
- the CETN3 gene encoding centrin-3, which yields MSLALRNELSADKTKKKKRRELTEEQKQEIKDAFELFDTDKDRAINYHELKVAMRALGFDVKKADVLKILKDYDREATGKITFEDFNEVVTDWILDRDPQEEILKAFKLFDDDDSGKISLRNLRRVARELGENMSDEELRAMIEEFDKDGDGEINQEEFIAIMTGDI from the exons ATGAGCTTGGCCTTGAG GAATGAGCTTTCAGCAGACAAaactaaaaagaagaaaagaagagaactgACTGAGGAACAGAAGCAAGAAATTAAAGATGCCTTTGAGTTGTTTGATACAGACAAAGATAGAGCAATAAATTATCATGAATTAAAG GTGGCAATGAGAGCCTTGGGTTTTGATGTGAAAAAAGCTGATGTACTGAAAATACTTAAAGATTATGATCGAGAAGCGACAGGCAAGATCACCTTTGAAGATTTTAATGAAGTTG TGACAGACTGGATATTGGATAGAGACCCACAAGAAGAAATACTCAAGGCATTCAAATTGTTTGATGATGATGACTCTGGTAAAATAAGTCTCAGAAACCTGCGCCGAGTTGCTAGAGAATTGGGTGAGAATATGTCTGATGAAGAACTACGGGCTATGATTGAAGAATTTGATAaggatggagatggagaaa TCAATCAAGAAGAGTTCATTGCTATTATGACCGGAGATATTTAG